The genomic interval TATAACAGGTGTGCTgttatttttctactttaagTTTATTGTCAGGTttaaaagaggataaaagactgactttctttgtattttcttaatGACCACGCTTCTGTCCAAATAGATCCCTCCAGACGTTCTCTGGCAGCTGTaagagaggaactggaggtgGCGAGGCAGGAAGCGTCCCAGGCCCTTGACTGCCTGTGTGCTGAGCGAGAGGGTCGGGCACAGGATGCCCTACAGTTGAAAGACGCAGTGCCTCTGTCAAAGCATAAGGAGGCGCTGTCTGCAGTTTCAGAGCAGCTGGCTCAGACTTTGCAGGAGCTCCAGGAGGAGAAGACCCTGCGTAGTCAGGCTGAGGAGCAGGCTGCAGGACTCGAGGCCAAACTGGAGGTCATGCAGGATGCTGTACCTAAAGGGGAGCACGAGAAAATCAAGGTCAGAATGGGAAATGTCAGATCTTATAATAAGACTGATCTTGGGTGGTATTGGAGTATAGGGGTGTTTGGGTTCTTTTAGAAGATGAAATATTCCTTAATTTCATGTAAGGCCCATACTTTATATAAGAAGTGGACATTCCATATGCTTtcgaaagtgaagccaatgtgggAGTGCcataaacctgcattctttctaatgtgGCCGGCTTGGAACTGgaaaattgtatttattcagAGGAGGATATGACACAACTTCTAAGATGGTTTATATCCTCAGTAAACTTTTCCCCTTTGAGAAATAGTCCCATTTAGAGAAAACGAGACAATACAGCagcatgtgtttgaatgtgtggaTAACTGTGACAAGTAGCTCACAAAGAGACCTGTAAGTCAGGTTAGAGACATAACAATATGTATCCACCCTGTGGTCCGAGGTGGTCATTTCAAACTCAAAGCTACAAAATGAGGAACTTttaagatacaatatgtagaaataaaaaaatatactcaacctatgttatatatatatttatttttgttgagtacttacattaagTACTCAACGAGTACTCACATTCAgtattcaaatatttccaacagttttcaaagccagagaaatccttaattttatTGTTGTAATGGGACATGTATTGTTGTGGCTGTCATGACAGACATGTTCTTTTTGACTACAGTAGGTGGTAGGGGGTAGCAGAAAGAAAAATTCCCATGGCAGCGGAATGTACATACTGATATGATGATGAAGATATCCTAGTGgaaaggaggagatggagacacACCAGTACCTTGTGCTAAAATGGCTGCCCATTATGTGTGATTTAgttttcaaaatataaatgacCCATTATGAAGAAGCAGATTTTAAATGGGGAAACATTATCAGCCTGTCAGCTAGTAGCAGATATTTGTTTGCTGATATCAAAAGGTTGTGTAGGTAAAATTAAGAAAGGGACAAAAGGTAAACTGTTGATGACTAATCATTGATTTCCAATGAAAGCAGAGAATATTATTGCAGATAACAGTATGTTTTTCTATGACAATGCATATTATGGTAATTAAttgcctttaaaatgtttaattattttaattatttgagtTAATATGTTTGAGGGTTTTCTCAGGCCTATTTAGGAGCTTGTGTGTTGTTTACATATTGCTTAAATTATCAGCATTACAAgcagaacatttctgtttttaaagaggtaATCAGGTAATCCTTTTGCTTCCTGCTTCTCAGGCAGagctccagcactccctgcaggcCAGTGAgagcagtgcagcagcagctcaggagGCTCTGAGTGATAAGGAGATGGAGCTGCGAGAGCTGAAGTCCCAAAAGGCTGCAGAACAGGGTCTGATCTCTAAGGAGGACCATGAAGCTCAGCGGCTCTCTTTGCAGGCTGAAATCAACGCCATCACGGCCCGTTTCAACGATCTCACTCGCAAACATGAAAAAACCTGCACTGAGGTAAGTGTGTTTGCATTTATGTGTGTACCTTCTCAAATCCCTTCTATTGCCATTTAAAGTTGCATTAGATCTTATTGTGTTCACCACAAAGTGAGCCGTGTTCCATGAAGGCCTCTTTATGGCCTCTACATTATTCATATGTGTATTACTTTCTCTTTTCAGTGCGTCCCTCTGTTTCATCAATCCCTGTGAATCCTGTATGTGCCTACTGAAGCACTGAAGTACTTTATATGTGCATTATAAGCTCCTAATGATTTTCTAAAAATAACTTCCCCATTAACTGGGTAGAGGCAGTCAGACATAAAAACTTTCACCTTGTATACTGcgtaaggccccgtgtccacctagcgatttttccgggcagaaaagtgcTTGTTGTACGCTCGGGagtgtttgtgcgctgagaagaaaagcgctgcacttCCAtcctgtttctatgacaacagttgGTTGACAACGGCTGCTGTATGACCCGACACGGCTCGGTTACTTtatgctgcatgtttttatatttgagatcgttatttaccccagcagacacagagcaaagacAATGTGAGCACAACATACCAAACGTAGGAGGCtaaaatacagggaatatcatacattttgaaaagagcgcccCTGACGTCAAcagtgcctttctgaaaagttgttAGAGTTTCTAACAAAACGGCAGAGCGCTTGAAAAAATGACGCTGGGCGTTGCGCTTTTCATCCAAGTGGTTGCTTTCTGCTGCGAATCCCTCTacccattgaaaacaactgaaaaaagacgctgacgctgagaaaaaaaaacgctaggtggacacagggcttAATCCTTTTTCCAACAAATTAATTATGGCATATGAtgactgaatatttatttttaaaacatctctgAGATGACCACATATTCTTCCATGTAACATTGTGCTGGGAAGGGAGGCTGTAttgtcataaaaacacactacTCTGATTTTTTGCAATACCTGTGCTTTTGCAATAAACAGCACAGGTAAAACATCTAACATGTTTCCATTTGTTGTGAATATTACTTCCTATTTAAATACATGGTTCTGACTCTACTTCTACATAAGCAGAAGGCCTCTGTTTTTGAGTCATTGCATAGATAGATTTTCCTTGCTGTGGTGACAGGTTGCTCTTACACTGGTCTAGGTGTTCCAGGTGCAACGGGATGCTCTCTTTAACAAAAGTGAGCGGCAGGTTGCAGAGTCCCAGCTGGccacagtgcagcagcagctagcCGAGTTACAGGCCAAATCCAGCCACATCCAGGAGCTCCACAAGGACATCCAGGAATCCCAGGGCCTGGTCAAGGAGAAGGACCGCAAGGTGAGGGTTCTGCTCCACAAGGTTCTGCCTTTAAATTACCTGTGAGTTTGTTGAACTgatgtgtctgcctgtcttcaGATAACGGAGCTGTCTAAGGAGGTGTTTCGACTAAAGGAGGCCCTGGGAGCTCTGTCACCTCCTCTGGgcatcacctcctcctcctcatccactCATCATGGGAACCCAGGGCAGCAAGTGGCTTGGCAGAACAGGATTGCCATACTCACACAGCAGCTACAGGTGAAGAGAacataataaaaatacttaaaatatttcaaaattgaAATATACAGATATGTATGAAAAACTCCAATCCGTACATGACAGTAACATTTTGTCTTTGCAGGACTGGGAGAGAAAGCATAAACAGGTGGTGGCTATATACCGCTCCCATTTATTGGCAGCTGTCCAGGTCAGTTAAAtgtgcacatacacaccaaTGTGCAAAGATAGACTAAAATCTTTGTtgttagaggggggggggggggggggggggcatgtctgttttaatgaaatgtgaaCAAATAGCTGCACTGCCAATAAGTCTGCTGAATTTGACTTTGCCTCTGTTTGTGGAGAAGACAATAAAGAGTGAAAATGATCTGTCATCCATCTCTGCTTACCAGACAAAGTGGATGAAATTTCAGAAGAGGTGCAGGGGAAAGGGAGATCACTTTCATCATATTCCACAACCAAGGTGTAGACATTAGCGTTTTCTTTTTGTCGTGTTGGTTGTAATGAGAGATCATTCAGGTGTCGTTGACCTTTAAGAGAACACCGTCAATTTAGTTGCTTCCTCTGCATACTTTTTGGCAAGACAAGTTTTTCTGTGCTGTTTCTTTCACACCAGTCATTAGGCCTTCATCTGGTCTCTGGTCTTTGTATTTGAACCTTCCTAACCTGTCCGTGTAGGCTTACCAGTCTGATCTCTACTTCTGATGCACCTGGCTTTTATCAGCGAAGGCAAGGTCCACGTTTTGGGGTCATTGACCCTCTTGTTTCTGCGAtgttgaagcatttttttttcagtttgaccCATTTTAAGGTGTCTGGTAGCAGTGAGTACAGAGTGTACGAGATCACAGAATTACTTTTGTTTCACCCAGGTAGAGGACTGAAGCATCACTGTTGATCAGTAGATTTATCAACTTATTGGTTCATTTGGCAGATTTAAAGTCCTATCTAGGGACTGGCATCGGAAATTAGCTTTACATTGGCTATACATTCTGTAGTATGTGGCATCAGCTTACTTACTGCATACTTGTccctatataaataaacatgaaataaagacatttggAATTACTTAATATTCAGGAcagagtccaagacaaatttccctaCGGTGACATTAACAGTAACTTTAGTAAATGAACCAATAAAGAAActtcattttcctttattgtttgttgtttccttTCAGGGCCGAATGGATGATGAGGTGCAGGGCCTACTACTCCAAATCTTGAGAATGTCACAGCCGGGACACTGAAcctaaaaacatctgaaaacactCTCCATATCCGGCCTCTATACAGGTCAGCGTCAAGCTGCTCCTGCACAGCCGCTTGTAATGATTAGTATCATGGAGAACTTGTCCGGAAAGCCAAATACTTCTGATCTGTGTTAAGGCATAGCTGCATGTGTACATTACAGTAACCTAAACAACAACCTTAAGGGTAACCAGACAGTGAAAGAGGAGCTGTGGAGTGCTTTCATGGCTGGAAAACTTTAATTACAGCAGCCTGtagttaaggttttttttatggtgGCAGGAGGGGAATGTGATTTGAGTCTATATTAAGAAGATAGAAATGATTGTGTGAGATGTCGAATGTTTTATAGAagattgttttaataaaaaagaaaactaagtTACTCTACTGttgatcctgtttttttttaaccctgctTCATAAACTGGTTCTCTAGGTTACATCAGCTTTTACATTCTGCCTCACATCTATTTTTGGATGATGGAAATCTGAAGTCTTAATTTGGCTGCAGCATGTGTACATGAAAAGTCAATCAGTGGGGCTAAGATTTTATGAAGAATCACAAATGACAAACCATTCTCCTTAGTTACCctcttttcaattatttttattgacaaacagcCATTTAGGTTAATCAAAGAAGAGAAGGTCCAATAAAAATTCCTGAGAAAGCAAAAAGGAGATctgaaataatcaaacattTGGACCTCCCTAAAGGCCTTGTTGTTCACCTCATCTCTCTGTGCATTCATGAGGCTGCAGCCCAGAACAGTGGAAGGCCTTAATAAAGACATGTTTCTAATTACACGAAGAGAAATGCAAAAAGCATATGGCGTACCTCCAGGAAGATTTCTGAGTATTAGATTGCCAGAAATTGGCTAGAAAAGCAGAATTAAATCACTGAGCATTAAAGACAGAAGTGGGATAAGGATAATCAATACAGTCGTGTATTCCCGAGCTGGGACAAATAATGGATTTAATTTAATGTCCAAAATCCCCAGTCTTTCTCATCAATCACTGCAGACCGATGCTATTTATGGCTTGCATTAAATTGAGGGGATTGTTGTGAGAGACGCACACAAATACAACAGCATTCATGACACAATAAGACgtattaaacacacaaaacaagagcaGCTTACGTCACTGTTTACAAGAATAAGAGCTTAATCATCCTGAAGTTTGTCCAGTCATTCATTGGCATGGCATGAAAACTAGTGTTTTGCATTAGGAGCATAAATGCATATTATATACACTGACACACGCCTGTCTCTGTAGTCTTTAAGGCACTGAAGTAAGTGAGGCTGTGGAAATACAGGCATGGATATACTGAGTGTTTTTATAGAGAAGTCCTTTTAACTCAGGATAGAGCGTTCATGTTAGTGCAGTTTGACCAGTAACAGGTTCTCAGGCTTACACAACACTTTAAATTATTAACAGCccttacaaacacaacacaaatgacTCATATTTATGGTAAATGTGACTAAACTTCCCACTTTCAAGTCAATAAACTCCATATCCAGTCAGCTGTTTACATAGAGGTTTTGTATTTAGAGGAAAAAAGGCAGAAGAATGTGGCTAATTCACCCAGCACTGACTCGTGTTAAGGGGGTTTCCTTTGTGCCATCTCAGAGTCAGGTACTGAAGACCTGAAAATAACCATgaacagtctttttttatgtgtaataatccgattttttccccccagttgTCTCTTATAGTCCAATTTCTTTTGCAGAAAGACCTACACAATATCCTCATATAATCTGAGTTTGATAACAGTTTGTCCCAGATATTACATCACATAAGTTTGTCCTTGTGATGTCCGTTACTTGTTCAGTGGGCAACAGGTGTGATGTTTCTGGAAGCACTTCATCGATAGAGGCATGTAGGACATCTCCCATCCGTAGATCAAATCCTGATTTGATTCTCTGAAGTTCAGTCTTCAGTTGACGTTGGTAGATAATGATTTTTcactggataaaaaaaatcaaactgctgagtctgttttcttttcttttcttttttagcttAGTACTGTAACTGCATGCTGAGAAGTTGTTGCCAGATGAGGGATCCTTTTTGTTCATCCTGACAGTCCAAAAGCAGAAGACGTACAGGAGGATGTCAGAGGCTTTGCTCCGTTTAGTAGAATTGTTTACGGAAAAAGTTATCAGAGTTATCCATTCTTCCAGCCAAACATCCATCCGGGATAAATGCTGTTAAGTTATGTTTTTTGTAGATTTTGCATGGGGTAGTCTAGTATCCATCTGTgacatgtaaaaacaaagaagatcACATTTTTGAGAATGAATTAAACCTCATTTTCAGGCTTGGATGAGATAATAATAACAACCAGATAGTGTACATGCTCTTGAAGACGTGCTTTAGCAGAACATGCTGTATATCAGTCCAgttcttatttttcttcaacaagtattttaaaatataaatgaaggtTTACCATCAACTCCGTATTATCAGCCTGATTATTTAAGGAGTCCTGTAAAGACAGAGTTCACTGCATGCTCACCATCACATGCAGGGTcacatgactcactgtttcttcctGACCACCTGTTTGAGGTGGAGCTCGCTCTCTGCTGCTACAATAGGAAGCTCATTCTGCAGGTGGTATGAGATGAGGTGGCTAATGCTCTCGAATAGCATGTCTTTGGTTCTGACCTGTAAGGAggacagcaggagagaggacGATGTAAGttactgtgttcacttctcaATCTAACACTCAAAAATACCACATAACTCGCTGCCAGACTCACCACTCCCTCAGGGTCCACAAGCAGCAGATGTTTGGGGAGACCACAGTGCATTCCGGTTAGCACATACTGTCCTTGGTTGGTGGTGCTCTCCCGGACCAAGAAATCTCCATCCCGGACCAGGAGTCTCTCTGCATCTCGCCTGCTCATGCGGCTGTGGTACCACGCCTCCCTGCGGAGCTGCTCCTCATTTGGGGCAACAGGAGCTCGACGACGTGGAGGACTGGGCCACTGGTCCTCCATGACTCGAACTCCTCCTGCTGTAGTGGATACACTGGACCCGGCGGCTCCACCACAGGCCTCGTGGAGCTTCAGAGCATCCTCAAAGGGCCCTACAGGAATTAATGACGGTTCACAAATACCAATACAGTCTATCAGGAATTCTCAAATTGTGTTCTCAAAGAATGTGTCTCTTAAAGACTTACTCATGTCAAAGAGGTCCTTTTTTGGGCTGTCCGGGGCCCTGGACCCTCTGTGTCCATCAGGGCCCATGGCCAGTGCTTCCAGGTTTTCCAGACTCTGGGTGTTAACGTACTGATGCTCTTCATAATCTCTGCCGCCTGGTGCCTGTCCATCTGCACACAGGTACCCATCTGATGTCAGACCTGCAAAGAATCATAGTCTTAATGCATGCGTAAGCTCTTGacatgtgtatgtatttgtgtgtgttcttattAACTATGGTTGTGGTTAACTTAAACAGACATTAGTCTTTGCCCCCCTCTAGTGGCTAAAATCAAAGCTTTACATACTGTCTTCTGTCAGACACCACAGACTCCTTACAGTCTATTTCTATGTAAGATCAAACATTGTATGGGTGTATTTCAAATTCCACTGGATGAGGCCTACAAGAAGAAGACATCTTGTCATGGCCAGGAAAGGATCCAATAATCTAATCCCATTGATGGCACAGTGCATTCACTACTTGGCTTGATCCACAATAGTTCACAATATCATCCACCATTTGTGAGAGTTAAAAGTACACACATCTACATACCCTACAAGTCAAACCAAAAACttaagtttcatttttattaaaccCTTTTTCACTATCAACTACACTAAGAAATCTTCTCTCCTTCATTTTCAAGCAAGATTTTTGTCCCAATTGTTATACCTGTGTTTTCCCACAAGGGGTCTCACCTGAGCCGCTGGTTGTCTCTGTGTCCCAGTGAAGTTCATAGCACAGCTGACCAGGAGGATAAGATGCCGGCTCCCTCCTGGCTGGTGAGCCCATCTatgaacacacatacagcaagaaaacaaatacatttgtatCAGAAAACCTAAATGACAAGTCTCCTGTCTCTGCATAATGCAGTTTTGGAGCAATCTGTTTGAAACGTTAGCTAAAGCCTGTCACCATATTCTGAACAAGCTGCTataagagagagacagagggattTCTCTCACCATATTGGCAACAGAGGAGCCGCTCTTTATCTAATCATTTCTGTCTTTGGTAGTTATGGTGTAGACTTGTCAGTAGGACAGTTGTGGCATATATGTTTTTTGCTTTTACTGCTTAATTTAATGTAAATGATACAGGGGAGCAGCAGGAAAACATATCAGTTCAGTTCCTCAAGTCCTGAGTCAGCTTCTGTTGAGGGTTGGTCATTCGCTCCTTGATACTAACCAGACCTCTCATAACATCTGTGACTGCATTAGGTGGCATGGTTGCATCTCATTCTTACATATTAGGCAGGCTTTTgcaaataatcttaaaaaattgTCCAACACAGCTAAGGCAACCAGATGAGAATCCAGAACCTGACCGGACTTTCTGTTGTTCAAAAGTCCTGACTGGATATTTACCTGTGCTGCTGTCTTGCTTGCCTGTGGTTGGGTGTGGATGTGACCCAGCATTGATCCACTGGTCCTCAGTCTGGAGTCCACCACTCCTCCAACAGGAGGCTCCTTCCCTGGGATGCTGTTGTAGTAGTCATGTTCAGaggactcctcctcctccccccacaTCAGCTCTTCTGTCCTGACAGACCTGAGGATGACCAAATTATAATAAGGAATATATCATCTTTTAATGCACAACTGACACTCTAAAATAAGAGCGAAAACATCATTGTTACTGCTATAACATGAGTTTTATAATGTAAACTACTGTAAACTTTTCATAGTGATATTATTGGTAATGATAATGATGAGGAGATCTGGGTTCTCAAATGAATGCAGTCTGATCAGATGACATCTCCACATCCGAAAGTGATCAATATTAATCTGCCAGAGATTTATATAGATCAACAGAGCTGCTGATGCTTCTGGCAGCAGGAAGTAAACCAGAATAGAAAAGTCTAAACAGTCTCCTGTTCCTCCTGTCTTTCTTTGCACTGGCATCATTGCAAAAAAGTTTGGTTGAAATGGTGAGAAGTTCTGTGAGGACCAGATTTTgagcacaacacaaacaaatgttgcTTCTACTAATAAACAGCAGAGAGACTCATAGTTGTTAAGTAGGTCTGGTTTATGAggtggaaatgaaaaagacaaaaacaaacaaaacatatctttcttcttctttttttgctgcAAAAAGGACAAGTTCAAATCTTCAacgattttttttacattctccGATAACAAGGAGATTAGAACAAGAACAGGatattctttattaatccctcgaggggaaattcacatttagaatttttttctttttttggtgggGGGGCTTGTTGTGCCTTTATaggagagatatgacagtggatagagtccaaaatcaaggagagagagagagagagtgaggaatgacatggggggaaagaagccacaggtcagacctgAACTTTGGCCGCCCTCCTGCcttcacttttacactgcattgTTGACACATGCATAGGCTTAGTTGTAGCTGTCAGAATGTTGCTATTGGGAAATATTATATAAGTTATTTCTGCAAAGCATGAAGTTTGTCttattaaggatttttttttaggtgtcaCAGTTCCACAGATGACAAAGATTTGAAGAACAGGGACAAACAAactttgaagaaaaaataaaagttgttatgCTAGTATCTTACCTGTCCATAGATGCCATGGTTTTGGGAGGACTGTGTAGGTACTGTTTGAACTGCAGTTCAAAGGCTTGTCCAATAGTGCTGATGACATTCTGCGCTAAACCGTCTGAGCACTCCAGGATGTGACACGCTGAAGgggacagaaataaaagattagtagagtaaatctggcccttaaAAATTGAGAAACGCCTTCTTGAGGTTAAACAAAGCACAACAACATTTTGTCCTAATTTCAACATGTCTGGTTTATGAAATGGATGTTTGTATAATAATGTTTTACTGCAAAATTACTTTTTTGGGTTGACTTTTGGATCTTACCAAAAAACTAGTAAAAGTTAAGGATTCTTCCAAAGGAAAAGCTTCTTATCACATATCTTTGGAAATCAAGATCAGTATGTAACCAAATTTGGACTGGATGTTCACAGAGTGTTATTGATTGCAATTAAGCAAAATTTTCATCAATAACATTGTCAGTTTTTGAAATGtacacaattaaaaacacacgtAGTCTAGAGCAAACCTGAGAAGTGAAACAGACATTCAAAAGGTATATATATCAAAATCTGTCATTAATAAAGTAAGGACACCAATCTTAAAAACTATGTCATTTCTTATCTTCTTGAGACTGTCATCTTATAAAAGTAAGatttttgacttttcacttCACCCTCTGCTTTCACCAGgccctaacaggaaactagtggAGCCAGCATTTCAGGGCGACCTGAACTATGGGGCCCCATTTGTGTATTGTGGTATGTGTAAAGAGAAGACCACAAACAACagattaagacaaaaaaaacgatatataatataattaaatatgCCACAAAGGGCATTAGttttaccatcatcatcattaataaTATCAagaccatcgtcatcatcagtaaggtcgtaggtgttcatttcactgtggatgttttttttatttatttgttaccATTTATTGCACAGGATCGGAAGAGAGGAATGGAAGTGTTGGCAagcgagagtggggaatgacatgcagcaatggGCCAAGGTCAAATTTGAACACACTGCCACCGTGA from Labrus mixtus chromosome 3, fLabMix1.1, whole genome shotgun sequence carries:
- the shc2 gene encoding SHC-transforming protein 2 isoform X3, translating into MASPGGSSSVRSGMSRRTRVEGMWLGGEEITQKGNFIHKPSQGWLHPDKMIAGPGASYIVRYMGCIEVLKSMRSLDFNTRTQVTREAINRLCDAVPGGKGAWRKKAFNKALQSIMGKSNLRFAGMSIAVNISIDGLGLLIPTTRQVIAHHPMQSISFASGGDTDTPDYVAYVAKDPVNQRACHILECSDGLAQNVISTIGQAFELQFKQYLHSPPKTMASMDRSVRTEELMWGEEEESSEHDYYNSIPGKEPPVGGVVDSRLRTSGSMLGHIHTQPQASKTAAQMGSPARREPASYPPGQLCYELHWDTETTSGSGLTSDGYLCADGQAPGGRDYEEHQYVNTQSLENLEALAMGPDGHRGSRAPDSPKKDLFDMRPFEDALKLHEACGGAAGSSVSTTAGGVRVMEDQWPSPPRRRAPVAPNEEQLRREAWYHSRMSRRDAERLLVRDGDFLVRESTTNQGQYVLTGMHCGLPKHLLLVDPEGVVRTKDMLFESISHLISYHLQNELPIVAAESELHLKQVVRKKQWILDYPMQNLQKT